The proteins below are encoded in one region of Tursiops truncatus isolate mTurTru1 chromosome 12, mTurTru1.mat.Y, whole genome shotgun sequence:
- the IL22RA2 gene encoding interleukin-22 receptor subunit alpha-2 has product MTPKCCFLGFLIGVLLPGVVETQPAHESLKPQRVHFQSQNFHNILHWQPGRACPGNSSIYFVQYKTYGQRQWKDKEDCWGIQEFFCDLTNETSDIWEPYYGRVRTTLAGVHSGWTMTQRFFPWWETKIDPPFMNITQVNGSLLVNLHAPNLPYRDQKRKNVSMEYYGLVYRVFVINNSLEKEQKVYEGAHRVVEIEALTPHTGYCIVAEMYQPTLDRRSQRSQERCVESP; this is encoded by the exons ATGACACCTAAATGTTGTTTTCTAGGCTTCCTCATCGGTGTCCTCCTGCCTGGTGTGGTAG AAACTCAGCCAGCCCACGAGTCTCTGAAACCTCAACGAGTACATTTTCAGTCCCAAAATTTTCACAACATTTTGCACTGGCAGCCTGGGCGGGCTTGTCCCGGCAACAGCAGTATCTATTTTGTGCAGTATAAAAC GTATGGACAGAGACAATGGAAAGATAAAGAGGACTGCTGGGGTATTCAAGAGTTCTTCTGTGACCTTACCAATGAAACGTCAGACATATGGGAACCTTACTACGGGAGAGTGAGGACGACCCTGGCTGGGGTCCACTCAGGCTGGACCATGACACAGCGGTTCTTTCCCTGGTGGGAAA CAAAAATAGATCCTCCGTTCATGAATATAACCCAAGTTAATGGATCTTTGTTGGTGAATCTCCATGCTCCCAACTTACCATATAgggaccaaaaaagaaaaaatgtatcaaTGGAATACTATGGGCTAGTATACCGAGTCTTTGTAATTAACAATTCACTGGAAAAG GAGCAAAAGGTATATGAAGGAGCTCACAGAGTTGTTGAAATTGAAGCTCtaacacctcacactggttacTGTATAGTGGCTGAAATGTATCAGCCCACATTAGACAGAAGAAGTCAGAGAAGCCAAGAGAGATGTGTGGAAAGTCCTTGA